A stretch of the Arthrobacter stackebrandtii genome encodes the following:
- a CDS encoding heme ABC transporter ATP-binding protein gives MSLLDVFRSPPTEIPAAPAPGELAISATGVTVKLGGKAVLRDVDLPVKAGEVLALVGPNGAGKSTLLAALAGDLDLDGGEIILGGEPLNQWKAEELALRRAVLLQQVQLSFPFTVLDVVQMGRAPWSNTAASAFDDERVSAAMLATDVTAFSARKFSFLSGGEKARVALSRVLAQDTNILMLDEPTAALDLRHQELVLQVARARAEAGRAVVVVLHDLNLAAGYADKVAVLEQGRLAALGTPNEVLTEGLLSRVYQYKIDVMAHPMSGRTVVLPRR, from the coding sequence GTGAGCCTGCTCGACGTATTCCGTTCCCCGCCAACCGAGATTCCGGCAGCACCCGCGCCGGGAGAGCTGGCCATTTCCGCCACGGGAGTTACCGTGAAACTGGGCGGCAAGGCTGTTCTGCGGGATGTTGACCTGCCGGTCAAGGCAGGGGAAGTCCTGGCACTGGTCGGCCCCAATGGTGCCGGAAAATCTACGCTCCTTGCCGCCCTCGCCGGCGACCTGGACCTGGACGGCGGCGAAATCATCCTCGGCGGTGAACCGCTGAACCAGTGGAAGGCCGAGGAACTCGCGCTGCGCCGGGCAGTCCTGCTGCAGCAGGTCCAGCTCAGCTTCCCCTTCACCGTCCTTGACGTCGTGCAAATGGGTCGCGCCCCGTGGTCCAACACTGCCGCTTCCGCGTTCGACGACGAGCGAGTGTCCGCGGCCATGCTCGCCACCGATGTCACCGCCTTTTCGGCCCGAAAGTTCTCCTTTCTGTCGGGCGGGGAAAAGGCGCGGGTCGCCTTGTCCAGGGTACTTGCCCAGGACACTAACATTCTGATGCTGGATGAGCCCACAGCAGCCCTCGACCTGCGCCACCAGGAACTGGTCCTGCAAGTGGCCAGGGCGCGCGCCGAGGCCGGCCGGGCCGTGGTTGTCGTGCTCCATGACCTCAATCTCGCAGCCGGGTACGCCGACAAGGTGGCGGTCCTGGAGCAGGGCCGGCTGGCGGCACTGGGCACCCCCAATGAAGTCCTGACAGAGGGGCTTCTCAGCCGTGTTTACCAGTACAAAATCGACGTCATGGCCCACCCAATGTCCGGCCGCACCGTGGTGCTTCCCCGCCGCTGA
- a CDS encoding DUF2079 domain-containing protein, whose product MTTVQKAATDPKPPATAAGLSALSRARQALAPWAVPATVGTLALALYSVFSWLQWRSFTIRSWDLGIFDQLAKAYSNFQPPIVSLKGEGYNLLGDQFHPLLVVLGPVYKLFPHAFTLLVVQNILIAFSVAVIAHCAIKHLGRFTGVSIGAAYALSWGLQSAIDAQFHEIAFAVPFLALSLSALLDERWRSAWIWAALLVFVKEDLGLTVLVVGLVMTLRARTMAGLWLSAWGLGWFVLATQVILPAMNPGDQWAYESQLNIAGLLSDPLSLFHPEKVITVLALVAITVGLCLFSPLTLIVLPTLAWRFLSELPVYWGQEWQYSAVLMPVVFAAAIDTLMRRRPLISLRLRKLLGAAMLLVGVVLSSQYAFGMLLSPATHFPTATAESSNNALAAVPDGVTVETDISLMSYLVDRTEVYWIGNQNPAPEYVLIDVSGRQGVSPDAAAIEAEQRFPGTTYQMVFADSRYQVARQP is encoded by the coding sequence GTGACTACTGTGCAAAAAGCCGCCACGGATCCCAAACCTCCCGCAACTGCAGCCGGTTTGTCCGCACTTTCCCGCGCACGGCAGGCCCTGGCTCCGTGGGCCGTCCCCGCGACCGTGGGCACCCTGGCACTGGCCCTCTATTCTGTGTTCTCGTGGCTGCAGTGGCGAAGTTTCACCATTCGCTCCTGGGATCTGGGCATCTTTGACCAGCTGGCCAAGGCCTATTCAAATTTCCAGCCGCCAATCGTCAGCCTGAAGGGCGAAGGCTACAACCTCCTGGGAGACCAGTTCCACCCGCTGCTGGTGGTGCTGGGCCCCGTCTACAAGCTGTTCCCCCATGCGTTCACGCTTTTGGTTGTCCAGAACATCCTCATCGCCTTCTCCGTCGCGGTTATCGCCCACTGCGCCATAAAGCACCTGGGCCGGTTCACCGGCGTCAGCATCGGTGCCGCGTATGCGCTCAGCTGGGGCCTGCAGTCGGCCATCGACGCCCAGTTCCATGAAATTGCCTTTGCCGTTCCGTTTTTGGCGCTCTCGCTCAGCGCGCTGCTGGACGAGAGGTGGCGGTCGGCCTGGATTTGGGCCGCATTGCTGGTCTTCGTCAAGGAAGACCTTGGCCTGACAGTTCTGGTCGTAGGCCTCGTCATGACCCTCCGCGCCCGCACCATGGCGGGATTGTGGCTTTCGGCATGGGGCCTGGGCTGGTTCGTGCTCGCGACGCAGGTGATCCTGCCGGCGATGAACCCCGGCGACCAGTGGGCCTATGAAAGCCAGCTGAACATCGCGGGCCTGCTCAGCGATCCGCTCTCACTGTTCCACCCGGAGAAGGTCATCACGGTGCTGGCGCTGGTCGCCATCACCGTGGGCCTGTGCCTCTTCTCGCCGCTGACCCTGATTGTGCTGCCCACCCTCGCCTGGCGGTTCCTGTCCGAGCTGCCCGTCTACTGGGGCCAGGAATGGCAGTACAGTGCGGTGCTCATGCCCGTGGTGTTTGCCGCGGCCATCGACACCCTCATGCGCCGCCGGCCCCTCATTTCACTGCGCCTGCGCAAGCTGCTGGGTGCCGCCATGCTGCTGGTCGGCGTTGTCCTGAGCAGCCAGTACGCCTTCGGAATGCTGCTCAGCCCGGCCACCCATTTCCCCACCGCCACAGCCGAGTCCTCGAACAACGCGCTTGCAGCCGTGCCCGACGGTGTCACCGTGGAGACCGACATCTCCCTCATGAGCTACCTCGTGGACCGCACGGAAGTCTATTGGATCGGCAACCAAAACCCGGCCCCGGAGTATGTTCTCATCGACGTCTCCGGCCGCCAGGGCGTCTCGCCCGACGCCGCCGCCATCGAGGCCGAACAGCGGTTCCCGGGCACCACCTACCAAATGGTGTTCGCCGATTCCCGGTACCAGGTGGCCCGGCAGCCGTAG
- a CDS encoding heme oxygenase (biliverdin-producing) codes for MSAPAVESTLPGATAALSQELKTHTAAAHMAAEDSTFVADLMGGTLDAAALVSLLDQSLVIYRAMETALAAHVDHPQLGAFIDPKLARVAALEADMAYHHGADWDAQLADGRIAIVPATLAYADALSTMGRESIEFLLAHHYVRYMGDLSGGLIISRMVQRHYGIADEGLNFYAFNEIAKPKPYKDGYRDLLDTTNFTRGQKDAILNFAAESFELNRAVFVDLDAARKAAA; via the coding sequence GTGTCTGCGCCCGCCGTTGAATCCACCCTTCCCGGAGCCACTGCCGCTTTGTCGCAGGAGCTCAAGACCCACACAGCTGCAGCCCACATGGCCGCGGAAGACTCCACGTTTGTGGCGGACTTGATGGGCGGAACCCTGGACGCTGCAGCCCTGGTGAGCCTGCTCGACCAGAGCCTGGTCATTTACCGGGCCATGGAAACTGCGCTTGCCGCGCACGTTGACCACCCGCAGCTGGGCGCCTTCATCGACCCGAAACTGGCCCGGGTTGCTGCCCTGGAGGCCGACATGGCCTACCACCACGGCGCCGACTGGGATGCACAGCTGGCCGACGGCCGGATCGCCATTGTGCCCGCCACCCTGGCCTACGCCGACGCGCTGTCCACCATGGGCCGCGAGTCCATCGAATTCCTGCTGGCCCACCACTACGTCCGCTACATGGGCGACCTCTCCGGCGGCCTGATCATCTCGCGCATGGTCCAGCGCCACTACGGCATTGCCGATGAAGGCTTGAACTTCTACGCCTTCAACGAGATCGCCAAGCCCAAGCCCTACAAGGACGGCTACCGGGACCTGCTCGACACCACCAACTTCACCCGTGGGCAGAAGGACGCCATCTTGAACTTTGCGGCCGAGTCCTTCGAGCTCAACCGCGCCGTATTTGTTGACCTCGACGCCGCCCGCAAGGCCGCGGCCTGA
- a CDS encoding MFS transporter, whose product MSRKDAAGYHHPEPTHLALAEPAVNVRPRWILSIVLVNVGINAAFFGPIQVLLGQQAAHFSEADKEGILALVTGAGAAMSLVANPLFGTFSDRTVSRFGRRVPWVFIGALLGMAGLLGLAGAPTVAAMALLWCLVQLGCNGALAATTAAIPDQVPVRQRGSIGGLASMGTVVGILVGAAIAAAVAGNFPLGYVICAVALGAGMIPYLFLSNDHVLDPADRPPFTWVSFAKGFWISPRLYPDFGWAWITRFLVNVGNHLVTLYLLFFLSDAVGYENPEMGVLILTGMYSILTLVTAVIGGRWTDRVGRRKPFVIASSAIIASAALILAFFPTWPGALAGAAVLGIGYGVYLAVDFALLTQVLPSAASRGKDMGVINVANSLPQVIAPIIAWPLVTILGGYVTLYVVAAVIGLLGAVFVVKIKGVD is encoded by the coding sequence ATGAGCCGCAAGGACGCCGCCGGGTACCATCATCCGGAACCCACCCATTTGGCACTCGCCGAACCAGCCGTGAATGTCCGCCCCCGGTGGATTCTCTCGATTGTGCTGGTCAACGTGGGTATCAACGCCGCATTCTTCGGCCCGATCCAGGTGTTGCTTGGCCAGCAGGCGGCACACTTCAGCGAGGCCGACAAGGAAGGCATCCTGGCCCTGGTCACCGGTGCCGGTGCCGCGATGTCCCTCGTGGCCAATCCGCTGTTTGGGACGTTCAGCGACAGGACGGTCTCCCGTTTTGGCCGGCGCGTCCCGTGGGTTTTCATCGGGGCGCTGCTGGGCATGGCCGGCCTGCTGGGCCTTGCGGGGGCCCCCACCGTTGCCGCGATGGCGCTTCTGTGGTGCCTGGTGCAACTGGGGTGCAATGGTGCGCTGGCGGCCACCACGGCCGCCATCCCCGACCAGGTGCCGGTGCGCCAGCGCGGCAGCATTGGCGGGCTGGCCTCGATGGGCACTGTGGTGGGCATCCTGGTGGGTGCCGCCATCGCCGCCGCCGTGGCCGGAAACTTTCCGCTCGGATACGTCATTTGTGCCGTGGCACTGGGCGCCGGGATGATCCCCTACCTGTTCCTCTCCAACGACCACGTGCTGGACCCGGCCGACAGGCCGCCGTTTACGTGGGTATCCTTCGCCAAGGGGTTTTGGATCTCCCCGCGCCTCTACCCGGACTTTGGCTGGGCCTGGATCACCCGCTTCCTGGTGAATGTGGGAAACCACCTGGTGACGCTGTACCTGTTGTTTTTCCTCAGCGACGCGGTGGGCTACGAGAACCCTGAGATGGGCGTACTGATCCTGACCGGCATGTATTCGATCCTGACGCTGGTCACCGCCGTGATCGGCGGGCGCTGGACGGACCGGGTGGGCAGGCGCAAGCCCTTCGTCATCGCCTCCTCGGCCATCATTGCCTCCGCCGCACTCATTTTGGCGTTCTTCCCCACGTGGCCGGGCGCGCTCGCCGGCGCCGCCGTGTTGGGGATCGGCTACGGCGTGTACCTGGCGGTCGACTTCGCCCTCCTGACCCAGGTCCTGCCCTCGGCCGCGAGCCGGGGCAAGGACATGGGTGTGATCAATGTGGCCAATTCACTTCCGCAGGTCATTGCACCGATCATTGCCTGGCCCTTGGTCACCATCCTGGGCGGCTACGTCACGCTCTACGTGGTGGCGGCCGTCATTGGCCTGCTGGGTGCGGTGTTCGTTGTGAAAATCAAGGGCGTCGACTAG
- a CDS encoding Gfo/Idh/MocA family protein translates to MTQVIRTALLGYGLAGRVFHAPSLAALPQFSIDVIVASDPGRQAEARRDHPGAAVLSRAEWELRRDRTGIDLVVVATPPASHVPLAEAALEGGCDVVVDKPFALTSAQGEALIALATERGRLLSSYQNRRWDGEFLTLQRLLAEGALGEVWRFESRLERNQPAITKVWKAEAGVADGGGLLFDLGTHLIDQALLLFGPVVHSYGELRARRPMERAEDDVFIALEHASGVISHLWVNANVAQNGPRLRVLGSGGAYVKGRADVQESQIQAGVLPGMPGYGVEPEDAWGRLGSDGNTVPVPTERGNFSRYYELLAAAILDGGPVPVDPADSVAGLRIVEELRAAHVQRTAST, encoded by the coding sequence ATGACACAAGTGATCCGCACCGCGCTGCTGGGGTACGGCCTGGCCGGGCGCGTTTTTCACGCCCCTTCGCTGGCGGCGCTGCCGCAGTTCAGCATCGACGTGATTGTCGCCTCCGATCCCGGGCGCCAAGCGGAGGCCCGGCGGGACCACCCGGGGGCGGCGGTTCTCAGCCGGGCGGAATGGGAGTTGCGACGGGACCGCACGGGCATCGACCTTGTGGTGGTGGCGACCCCGCCGGCATCGCACGTGCCGCTGGCGGAGGCGGCGCTGGAAGGAGGGTGCGACGTCGTGGTTGACAAGCCCTTCGCGCTCACCAGCGCGCAGGGTGAGGCCCTGATCGCGCTGGCGACGGAGCGCGGCCGGCTGCTGAGCAGCTACCAGAACCGGCGCTGGGACGGTGAGTTCCTGACCCTGCAGCGGCTTCTGGCGGAAGGCGCGCTGGGCGAGGTGTGGCGCTTTGAATCCCGGCTGGAACGCAACCAGCCCGCCATCACCAAGGTGTGGAAGGCGGAGGCTGGGGTGGCCGACGGCGGCGGGCTGCTTTTCGACCTCGGCACGCACCTGATTGACCAGGCGCTGCTGCTTTTTGGTCCCGTGGTGCACAGCTACGGGGAGCTGCGGGCGAGGCGGCCGATGGAACGGGCCGAGGACGACGTCTTCATTGCCCTCGAGCACGCCAGCGGCGTCATCTCCCACCTGTGGGTCAACGCCAACGTGGCCCAAAACGGCCCACGGCTGCGGGTGCTCGGTTCCGGCGGGGCGTACGTCAAGGGCCGTGCCGATGTGCAGGAATCGCAGATCCAGGCAGGTGTCCTCCCGGGGATGCCGGGCTACGGCGTGGAGCCGGAAGATGCGTGGGGCAGGCTGGGGTCAGACGGGAACACCGTGCCCGTGCCCACCGAACGCGGAAATTTCTCACGCTATTACGAGCTGCTGGCCGCAGCCATTCTCGACGGCGGACCCGTCCCCGTGGACCCGGCAGACTCCGTGGCGGGGCTGCGCATTGTCGAAGAATTACGTGCCGCCCATGTGCAACGCACCGCCAGCACGTAA
- a CDS encoding helix-turn-helix domain-containing protein, which translates to MTNDAPRVSPPLSPAQQASLTRALSGSDDVTVFVDGTAHRLEAGAGEAVLDLLLRLSRGDAVSVASISELLTTSQAADLAGISNTFLRNLTDRGELAVQYRGSHRRIRREDIMAWLAAQKTRKEEPGS; encoded by the coding sequence ATGACAAACGATGCCCCCAGGGTCAGCCCGCCCCTGTCCCCAGCCCAGCAGGCGTCCCTCACCCGCGCCCTGTCAGGCAGCGACGACGTCACAGTCTTTGTGGATGGCACGGCGCACCGCCTGGAAGCAGGTGCCGGAGAGGCTGTCCTGGACCTCCTGCTGCGCCTCTCACGGGGTGACGCCGTCAGCGTGGCCAGCATTTCGGAATTGCTCACCACCTCTCAGGCTGCGGACCTTGCCGGTATCTCCAACACGTTCCTGCGCAATTTGACGGACCGCGGTGAACTGGCAGTGCAGTACCGCGGATCGCACCGGCGCATTCGCCGCGAGGACATCATGGCGTGGCTGGCCGCGCAAAAAACGCGCAAGGAAGAGCCGGGCTCCTGA
- a CDS encoding sulfite exporter TauE/SafE family protein: protein MLELAAILLAGFWAGMINVVVGSGTLVTFPVLLLFGYPPLTANISNNIGLVAGGLSGTWGYRRELAPNKATLMRLLPASAAGGLVGAVLLLVLPATAFNAIVPALIVLGILMVAFGPALQRRMATRRYTGPREDGAGPSRSTAGLVAGIFVLGMYGGYFGAAQGILIVGLMSIVTTLALQQINAVKNVLTTTVNAVAALTFIIVAGAYIDWKVVGLIAVGSLLGGLVGARFGRRLPPAALRATIIIVGTAALVKMLFFP from the coding sequence ATGCTGGAGCTTGCGGCAATTCTCCTGGCCGGCTTCTGGGCCGGCATGATCAACGTGGTGGTGGGTTCGGGCACACTCGTGACGTTTCCCGTGCTGCTCCTGTTTGGCTATCCGCCGCTGACCGCGAACATCTCCAACAACATCGGCCTCGTGGCCGGCGGCCTCTCCGGCACCTGGGGCTACCGCAGGGAGCTGGCCCCCAACAAGGCCACCCTCATGCGCCTGCTGCCGGCCTCCGCGGCAGGCGGTTTGGTCGGGGCTGTGCTTTTGCTGGTACTGCCCGCCACCGCCTTCAACGCCATCGTTCCGGCACTGATCGTCCTGGGCATCCTCATGGTGGCGTTCGGCCCCGCCCTGCAAAGGCGCATGGCAACGCGCCGCTACACCGGCCCCCGTGAGGACGGGGCAGGACCTTCCCGCAGCACCGCGGGCCTGGTCGCGGGCATCTTTGTCCTCGGCATGTACGGTGGCTATTTCGGCGCGGCTCAAGGCATCCTGATCGTGGGGCTCATGAGCATCGTGACCACCCTGGCCCTGCAGCAGATCAACGCCGTCAAGAACGTGCTGACCACCACCGTCAACGCCGTCGCGGCCCTGACCTTCATCATCGTGGCCGGCGCGTACATCGACTGGAAGGTCGTGGGGCTGATCGCCGTCGGCTCCCTCCTTGGCGGCCTCGTGGGCGCACGGTTCGGGCGCAGGCTTCCTCCCGCCGCGCTGCGTGCCACCATCATCATCGTTGGCACGGCGGCCCTGGTGAAAATGCTCTTCTTCCCGTAG
- a CDS encoding PLP-dependent aminotransferase family protein encodes MNTTAPGANAAAETLSEEAVDALARAGGAPHAPAGRGAPHPHEALLSSRAANIKQSAVRDVFEISMQPGLVSLAGGNPYLQSLPLERLAATAAEIVAEHGLEALQYGGGQGTEELRTQICEVMAAEGILDADPENVVITAGSQSAQDVAAKVFCDPGDVILLEDPTYVGALNTFEAYEVDVQPVAGDEHGIIPSLLRERIAALQAEGKRIKLLYTIPNFNNPSGVMLAPERRQEIVDICREANILVLEDNPYGLLKFDGVLPEPLRAANPDDVLYLGSFSKIFAPGLRIGWALVPAHLKQRYYLASEAVTLCPPTLNQMLVSEYLRNYDWQGQIATYRALYAERCAALLEALDEFMPEGVSWTRPEGGFFVWLTLPEGIDTYPLLHEGIDAGVVFVPGAAFSAAEGPSSKLRLAFSAVPPGTLREGVRRLAPVLAKAIAAA; translated from the coding sequence GTGAACACTACAGCCCCCGGTGCCAATGCCGCCGCCGAAACCCTGTCCGAAGAAGCCGTCGACGCCCTGGCCAGGGCCGGCGGAGCGCCCCACGCCCCGGCGGGTCGCGGCGCGCCGCACCCCCACGAAGCACTGCTGTCCTCCCGGGCTGCGAACATCAAGCAGTCGGCCGTGCGCGATGTCTTTGAAATTTCCATGCAGCCCGGTCTCGTCTCCTTGGCCGGCGGAAACCCCTACCTGCAGTCGCTGCCCCTCGAGCGCCTCGCCGCCACGGCCGCCGAAATTGTTGCCGAACACGGCCTGGAGGCCCTGCAGTACGGGGGCGGGCAGGGCACGGAGGAGCTGCGCACGCAGATCTGCGAGGTCATGGCCGCCGAGGGCATCCTCGACGCCGATCCGGAGAACGTCGTCATTACGGCAGGCTCCCAGTCCGCACAGGATGTTGCGGCGAAGGTCTTTTGCGATCCGGGCGACGTCATCCTGCTGGAGGACCCCACCTATGTGGGTGCGTTGAACACCTTCGAGGCGTACGAGGTCGACGTGCAGCCGGTGGCCGGCGACGAGCATGGCATCATCCCGTCCCTGCTGCGCGAGCGGATTGCCGCCCTGCAGGCCGAGGGCAAGCGGATCAAGCTGCTGTACACGATCCCCAACTTCAACAACCCCTCCGGCGTCATGCTGGCGCCGGAGCGCCGGCAGGAAATCGTGGATATATGCCGCGAGGCGAATATTCTGGTACTGGAGGACAACCCCTACGGCCTGCTGAAGTTCGATGGCGTTCTGCCGGAGCCGCTGCGTGCGGCGAACCCCGACGACGTGCTGTACCTGGGCTCGTTCTCCAAGATCTTCGCCCCGGGCCTGCGCATTGGCTGGGCCCTGGTCCCGGCACACCTGAAGCAGCGCTACTACCTGGCCAGCGAGGCCGTGACCCTGTGCCCGCCCACCCTGAATCAGATGCTGGTCAGCGAATATCTGCGCAACTACGACTGGCAGGGCCAGATCGCCACGTACCGGGCGCTCTATGCCGAACGCTGTGCCGCCCTTCTGGAGGCACTGGACGAATTCATGCCGGAGGGTGTTTCCTGGACGCGTCCCGAGGGCGGCTTCTTCGTGTGGCTGACCCTGCCAGAGGGCATTGACACATACCCGCTGCTGCATGAAGGCATCGACGCCGGGGTGGTGTTCGTCCCGGGCGCCGCATTCTCGGCGGCTGAAGGACCCAGCAGCAAGCTGCGCCTGGCCTTCAGCGCCGTTCCGCCGGGGACCCTCCGCGAAGGCGTCAGGCGCCTCGCCCCGGTGCTTGCCAAGGCCATCGCCGCCGCATAG
- a CDS encoding dihydrolipoamide acetyltransferase family protein: MTAPNLFKLPDVGEGLLEAEIVSWKVKEGDTVAVNDVIVEIETAKSLVELPSPYAGVVAALMVAEGETVDVGTPIIAIGSGSVQGSAAEPAAPATAAPQAPAPEEAEVLKPLVGSGPKADAVKRRPRLAAASAVPAQAAAPAAAPAPAAAKAPGQDPASGIIGKAAATANRMVARANRVLAKPPVRKAAKDLGINLSEVLATGLRGEVTKKDLLSYHDQRAAEQAAAGSFWAPAAAQGSAEDPRIERIKVKGVRKATAKAMVDSAFTAPHVSIFVDVDASRTMEFVKRLKVSRDFEGIKVSPLLILAKAVIWAAARNPSVNATWTGDEILIKHFMNLGIAAATPRGLMVPNIKDAQDLSLKELAVALNELATTARAGKTAPAAMQGGTLTVTNIGALGIDTGTPIINPGEVAIVAFGTIKQKPWVVDGEVVPRWVTTLGGSFDHRVVDGDLSARFMADVAAIMEEPALLLD; the protein is encoded by the coding sequence ATGACTGCCCCCAACCTGTTCAAGCTGCCCGACGTCGGCGAGGGCCTGCTCGAGGCCGAAATCGTCTCCTGGAAGGTCAAGGAGGGCGACACCGTTGCCGTCAACGACGTCATCGTGGAGATTGAAACGGCCAAGTCGCTCGTCGAGCTGCCGTCCCCCTATGCGGGCGTGGTGGCGGCGCTGATGGTTGCCGAGGGCGAGACGGTGGACGTCGGCACGCCCATCATCGCCATCGGCTCGGGTTCTGTCCAGGGTTCGGCGGCTGAACCTGCCGCCCCGGCGACGGCTGCCCCGCAAGCCCCTGCCCCGGAAGAGGCTGAAGTGCTCAAGCCGCTGGTCGGCTCCGGTCCCAAGGCCGACGCCGTCAAGCGCCGCCCGCGGCTGGCTGCGGCTTCCGCCGTGCCCGCCCAGGCGGCTGCGCCTGCTGCCGCACCGGCACCTGCCGCAGCCAAGGCACCCGGCCAGGATCCGGCGTCGGGCATCATCGGCAAGGCGGCGGCCACCGCCAACCGCATGGTGGCCCGGGCCAACCGGGTGCTGGCGAAGCCGCCGGTGCGCAAGGCGGCCAAGGACCTGGGCATCAACCTCAGCGAGGTCCTGGCCACCGGGCTGCGCGGGGAAGTCACTAAGAAGGACCTGCTCAGCTACCACGACCAGCGCGCCGCCGAACAGGCTGCCGCGGGATCCTTCTGGGCACCCGCCGCCGCACAGGGCTCGGCGGAGGACCCCCGCATTGAGCGCATCAAGGTCAAGGGCGTGCGCAAGGCGACTGCCAAGGCCATGGTGGACAGCGCGTTCACCGCACCGCATGTGAGCATTTTTGTGGACGTTGACGCGTCGCGCACCATGGAGTTTGTGAAGCGGCTGAAGGTGTCACGCGATTTTGAGGGCATCAAGGTCTCGCCGCTGCTCATCCTGGCGAAGGCCGTGATTTGGGCTGCCGCGCGCAACCCTTCCGTCAATGCGACCTGGACCGGCGATGAGATCCTCATCAAGCACTTCATGAACCTGGGCATTGCCGCGGCCACGCCGCGCGGGCTCATGGTGCCCAACATCAAGGACGCACAGGACCTGAGCCTGAAGGAGCTGGCCGTTGCGCTGAACGAGCTGGCCACCACGGCCCGTGCGGGCAAGACCGCCCCGGCCGCCATGCAGGGCGGGACACTGACGGTCACGAACATCGGTGCGCTCGGGATTGACACCGGCACGCCCATCATCAACCCGGGCGAGGTGGCGATCGTGGCGTTCGGCACGATCAAGCAGAAGCCGTGGGTTGTGGATGGCGAGGTTGTGCCGCGCTGGGTCACCACGCTCGGCGGGTCGTTTGACCACCGAGTGGTGGACGGCGACCTGTCCGCACGCTTCATGGCGGACGTCGCAGCAATCATGGAAGAGCCCGCGCTGCTGCTCGACTGA
- a CDS encoding alpha-ketoacid dehydrogenase subunit beta: MSTMTIAKAINEGLRAKLSNDPKSFIMGEDIGSLGGVYRITEGLKAEFGAHRVMDTPLAESGIVGTAIGMALRGHHPICEIQFDGFVFPAFNQITTQLAKIHTRSDGQLSAPVVIRIPYGGGIGSIEHHSESPEALFAHTAGLRIITPSNANDAYWMIQQAVECQDPVIFFEPKRRYWLKGEVDTENSPGDPFKAHVIREGSDATIVAYGPLVPVALAAANAAAEDGHSVEVIDLRSISPIDFDTVEASVNKTGRLVVAHEAPTFGGIGGEIASRISERCFYSLESPAIRVGGFHMPYPVARVEEHYLPDIDRMLEALDRAFAY, translated from the coding sequence ATGAGCACAATGACCATTGCCAAGGCCATCAATGAGGGCCTGCGTGCCAAGCTCTCGAACGATCCCAAGAGCTTCATCATGGGGGAGGACATCGGTTCCCTGGGTGGGGTCTACCGCATCACCGAGGGCCTGAAAGCCGAGTTCGGCGCCCACCGCGTCATGGACACCCCGCTGGCCGAATCCGGCATCGTCGGCACGGCGATCGGCATGGCACTGCGCGGCCACCACCCCATCTGCGAGATCCAGTTCGACGGCTTCGTCTTCCCGGCCTTCAACCAGATCACCACGCAGCTGGCCAAGATCCACACGCGCTCCGACGGCCAGCTCAGCGCCCCCGTCGTTATCCGCATTCCCTACGGCGGCGGCATCGGCTCCATCGAGCACCACTCGGAATCCCCGGAGGCCCTGTTCGCCCACACGGCTGGGCTGCGCATCATCACCCCTTCCAACGCCAACGACGCCTACTGGATGATCCAGCAGGCCGTGGAATGCCAGGACCCGGTCATCTTCTTCGAACCCAAGCGCCGCTACTGGCTCAAGGGCGAGGTCGACACCGAAAACAGCCCCGGCGACCCGTTCAAGGCCCACGTGATCCGCGAAGGCAGCGACGCCACAATCGTCGCCTACGGGCCCCTGGTCCCCGTTGCCCTGGCCGCGGCCAACGCCGCCGCGGAAGACGGACACAGCGTGGAAGTCATTGACCTGCGATCCATTTCCCCCATCGACTTTGACACCGTCGAGGCCTCCGTCAACAAGACCGGCCGGCTGGTGGTGGCCCACGAAGCCCCCACCTTCGGCGGCATCGGCGGAGAAATCGCCTCCCGCATCAGCGAACGCTGCTTCTATTCGCTGGAATCCCCGGCCATCCGCGTCGGTGGCTTCCACATGCCCTACCCCGTGGCACGCGTCGAGGAGCACTACCTGCCGGACATCGACCGCATGCTGGAGGCGTTGGACCGCGCCTTCGCATACTAG